In one window of Acanthopagrus latus isolate v.2019 chromosome 15, fAcaLat1.1, whole genome shotgun sequence DNA:
- the gfral gene encoding GDNF family receptor alpha-like isoform X5, giving the protein MLLFNHISLTQNQTQKERLLKKYRLCSCSSTFQNGVVVPQIISISMLPPPSDCLARVDICMSELCTAEQAFNDGVCRDEGCQIKGLGACNMTIQTALDQLPSLRGCVCTWKEEGLCDSMRMLAEQCRRRPAAQQKRSTAMDWRSSSLIGYVYDGAGSCSDRIAVCLSDAVCNRYLALVLGACNAAKCSHDSCQRLARQFYSSMPHNIAEMLVMCECEASDEDCVGMKTALHTGTCGDELRMCQDTVDHCVKDGDCRDLLKTMVTKCWSSEDAQCADSDLQKDECFTQMDPARILGADSECKTAFLATLGTTLHHPCMCSGVSNDDLLMCNMIHDVLHNRSHFLTSWENSSGPSKPPEMNESEQGHTWIHDYLLYAFAAVLLVVVVVLMPLAVVSKIWILRRRDKTKYHHPQKSNCVVLL; this is encoded by the exons ATGCTTTTGTTCAACCATatcagtttgacccagaatcagacccagaaggagaggctcctgaagaagtacagactctgcagctgcagcagtacgtttcagaatg GGGTTGTTGTTCCACAGATaatcagcatcagcatgttaCCTCCACCCTCTGACTGCCTGGCTCGTGTTGATATCTGCATGTCAGAATTATGCACGGCTGAACAGGCATTTAACGACGGCGTCTGCAGAG ACGAAGGTTGCCAAATAAAAGGCTTGGGGGCCTGTAACATGACCATCCAAACCGCACTGGACCAATTACCCTCTCtgcgagggtgtgtgtgtacctggaaGGAGGAGGGGCTCTGTGACTCCATGCGAATGCTGGCTGAACAATGCCGCCGAAGGCCAG cagctcagcagaagAGGAGCACGGCGATGGACTGGCGGTCAAGCAGTTTAATAGGCTATG TGTACGATGGCGCGGGGTCCTGCTCGGATCGAATCGCAGTCTGTCTCAGTGATGCGGTTTGCAACAGGTACCTTGCACTTGTTCTCGGGGCCTGTAACGCAGCTAAGTGCAGCCATGACAGCTGTCAGCGACTCGCTCGGCAGTTCTACAGCAGCATGCCGCACAACATCGCTGAGATGCTGGTCATGTGTGAGTGCGAGGCTTCAGATGAGGACTGCGTGGGAATGAAAACTGCCCTGCACACCGGCACCTGTGGAGATGAGCTCCGGATGTGTCAAGATACGGTCGACCACTGTGTTAAGGACGGTGACTGCAG AGACCTGTTGAAAACTATGGTTACCAAATGCTGGAGCTCTGAGGACGCACAGTGTGCCGACAGTGACCTCCAAAAAGATGAATGCTTTACCCAAATGGACCCTGCTCGCATTCTTGGTGCAGATTCTGAATGTAAGACAGCCTTCTTGGCCACTCTGGGCACAACACTTCATCATCCTTGTATGTGCAGCGGAGTGAGCAATGATGATCTCCTGATGTGCAACATGATTCATGATGTTCTTCATAATAGATCCCATTTCT tgacttCTTGGGAAAACAGCAGTGGTCCTTCTAAACCTCctgaaatgaatgaatctgAGCAAGGTCATACATGGATACATG ATTATCTTCTGTATGCCTTTGCGGCTGTGTTACTCGTCGTAGTTGTCGTATTGATGCCTCTGGCTGTTGTCAGCAAAATATG GATATTGAgaaggagagacaaaacaaaatatcaccATCCACAGAAAAGcaattgtgttgttcttctcTGA
- the gfral gene encoding GDNF family receptor alpha-like isoform X7, translated as MQLVRLDAAVMLGVVVPQIISISMLPPPSDCLARVDICMSELCTAEQAFNDGVCRDEGCQIKGLGACNMTIQTALDQLPSLRGCVCTWKEEGLCDSMRMLAEQCRRRPAAQQKRSTAMDWRSSSLIGYVYDGAGSCSDRIAVCLSDAVCNRYLALVLGACNAAKCSHDSCQRLARQFYSSMPHNIAEMLVMCECEASDEDCVGMKTALHTGTCGDELRMCQDTVDHCVKDGDCRDLLKTMVTKCWSSEDAQCADSDLQKDECFTQMDPARILGADSECKTAFLATLGTTLHHPCMCSGVSNDDLLMCNMIHDVLHNRSHFLTSWENSSGPSKPPEMNESEQGHTWIHDYLLYAFAAVLLVVVVVLMPLAVVSKIWILRRRDKTKYHHPQKSNCVVLL; from the exons ATGCAACTGGTACGCCTGGATGCCGCGGTCATGCTCG GGGTTGTTGTTCCACAGATaatcagcatcagcatgttaCCTCCACCCTCTGACTGCCTGGCTCGTGTTGATATCTGCATGTCAGAATTATGCACGGCTGAACAGGCATTTAACGACGGCGTCTGCAGAG ACGAAGGTTGCCAAATAAAAGGCTTGGGGGCCTGTAACATGACCATCCAAACCGCACTGGACCAATTACCCTCTCtgcgagggtgtgtgtgtacctggaaGGAGGAGGGGCTCTGTGACTCCATGCGAATGCTGGCTGAACAATGCCGCCGAAGGCCAG cagctcagcagaagAGGAGCACGGCGATGGACTGGCGGTCAAGCAGTTTAATAGGCTATG TGTACGATGGCGCGGGGTCCTGCTCGGATCGAATCGCAGTCTGTCTCAGTGATGCGGTTTGCAACAGGTACCTTGCACTTGTTCTCGGGGCCTGTAACGCAGCTAAGTGCAGCCATGACAGCTGTCAGCGACTCGCTCGGCAGTTCTACAGCAGCATGCCGCACAACATCGCTGAGATGCTGGTCATGTGTGAGTGCGAGGCTTCAGATGAGGACTGCGTGGGAATGAAAACTGCCCTGCACACCGGCACCTGTGGAGATGAGCTCCGGATGTGTCAAGATACGGTCGACCACTGTGTTAAGGACGGTGACTGCAG AGACCTGTTGAAAACTATGGTTACCAAATGCTGGAGCTCTGAGGACGCACAGTGTGCCGACAGTGACCTCCAAAAAGATGAATGCTTTACCCAAATGGACCCTGCTCGCATTCTTGGTGCAGATTCTGAATGTAAGACAGCCTTCTTGGCCACTCTGGGCACAACACTTCATCATCCTTGTATGTGCAGCGGAGTGAGCAATGATGATCTCCTGATGTGCAACATGATTCATGATGTTCTTCATAATAGATCCCATTTCT tgacttCTTGGGAAAACAGCAGTGGTCCTTCTAAACCTCctgaaatgaatgaatctgAGCAAGGTCATACATGGATACATG ATTATCTTCTGTATGCCTTTGCGGCTGTGTTACTCGTCGTAGTTGTCGTATTGATGCCTCTGGCTGTTGTCAGCAAAATATG GATATTGAgaaggagagacaaaacaaaatatcaccATCCACAGAAAAGcaattgtgttgttcttctcTGA
- the gfral gene encoding GDNF family receptor alpha-like isoform X6, with translation MLLFNHISLTQNQTQKERLLKKYRLCSCSRVVVPQIISISMLPPPSDCLARVDICMSELCTAEQAFNDGVCRDEGCQIKGLGACNMTIQTALDQLPSLRGCVCTWKEEGLCDSMRMLAEQCRRRPAAQQKRSTAMDWRSSSLIGYVYDGAGSCSDRIAVCLSDAVCNRYLALVLGACNAAKCSHDSCQRLARQFYSSMPHNIAEMLVMCECEASDEDCVGMKTALHTGTCGDELRMCQDTVDHCVKDGDCRDLLKTMVTKCWSSEDAQCADSDLQKDECFTQMDPARILGADSECKTAFLATLGTTLHHPCMCSGVSNDDLLMCNMIHDVLHNRSHFLTSWENSSGPSKPPEMNESEQGHTWIHDYLLYAFAAVLLVVVVVLMPLAVVSKIWILRRRDKTKYHHPQKSNCVVLL, from the exons ATGCTTTTGTTCAACCATatcagtttgacccagaatcagacccagaaggagaggctcctgaagaagtacagactctgcagctgcagca GGGTTGTTGTTCCACAGATaatcagcatcagcatgttaCCTCCACCCTCTGACTGCCTGGCTCGTGTTGATATCTGCATGTCAGAATTATGCACGGCTGAACAGGCATTTAACGACGGCGTCTGCAGAG ACGAAGGTTGCCAAATAAAAGGCTTGGGGGCCTGTAACATGACCATCCAAACCGCACTGGACCAATTACCCTCTCtgcgagggtgtgtgtgtacctggaaGGAGGAGGGGCTCTGTGACTCCATGCGAATGCTGGCTGAACAATGCCGCCGAAGGCCAG cagctcagcagaagAGGAGCACGGCGATGGACTGGCGGTCAAGCAGTTTAATAGGCTATG TGTACGATGGCGCGGGGTCCTGCTCGGATCGAATCGCAGTCTGTCTCAGTGATGCGGTTTGCAACAGGTACCTTGCACTTGTTCTCGGGGCCTGTAACGCAGCTAAGTGCAGCCATGACAGCTGTCAGCGACTCGCTCGGCAGTTCTACAGCAGCATGCCGCACAACATCGCTGAGATGCTGGTCATGTGTGAGTGCGAGGCTTCAGATGAGGACTGCGTGGGAATGAAAACTGCCCTGCACACCGGCACCTGTGGAGATGAGCTCCGGATGTGTCAAGATACGGTCGACCACTGTGTTAAGGACGGTGACTGCAG AGACCTGTTGAAAACTATGGTTACCAAATGCTGGAGCTCTGAGGACGCACAGTGTGCCGACAGTGACCTCCAAAAAGATGAATGCTTTACCCAAATGGACCCTGCTCGCATTCTTGGTGCAGATTCTGAATGTAAGACAGCCTTCTTGGCCACTCTGGGCACAACACTTCATCATCCTTGTATGTGCAGCGGAGTGAGCAATGATGATCTCCTGATGTGCAACATGATTCATGATGTTCTTCATAATAGATCCCATTTCT tgacttCTTGGGAAAACAGCAGTGGTCCTTCTAAACCTCctgaaatgaatgaatctgAGCAAGGTCATACATGGATACATG ATTATCTTCTGTATGCCTTTGCGGCTGTGTTACTCGTCGTAGTTGTCGTATTGATGCCTCTGGCTGTTGTCAGCAAAATATG GATATTGAgaaggagagacaaaacaaaatatcaccATCCACAGAAAAGcaattgtgttgttcttctcTGA
- the gfral gene encoding GDNF family receptor alpha-like isoform X4 → MLLFNHISLTQNQTQKERLLKKYRLCSCSSTFQNACCIRHATSSKCVASCWLWVVCPGLSADTHQRDRSAAGEPQSSTHSSTAAIMQLVRLDAAVMLGVVVPQIISISMLPPPSDCLARVDICMSELCTAEQAFNDGVCRDEGCQIKGLGACNMTIQTALDQLPSLRGCVCTWKEEGLCDSMRMLAEQCRRRPAAQQKRSTAMDWRSSSLIGYVYDGAGSCSDRIAVCLSDAVCNRYLALVLGACNAAKCSHDSCQRLARQFYSSMPHNIAEMLVMCECEASDEDCVGMKTALHTGTCGDELRMCQDTVDHCVKDGDCRDLLKTMVTKCWSSEDAQCADSDLQKDECFTQMDPARILGADSELTSWENSSGPSKPPEMNESEQGHTWIHDYLLYAFAAVLLVVVVVLMPLAVVSKIWILRRRDKTKYHHPQKSNCVVLL, encoded by the exons ATGCTTTTGTTCAACCATatcagtttgacccagaatcagacccagaaggagaggctcctgaagaagtacagactctgcagctgcagcagtacgtttcagaatg CCTGTTGCATACGTCACGCAACTTCCAGTAAATGTGTTGCATCCTGTTGGCTGTGGGTGGTGTGTCCCGGCTTAAGTGCTGACACCCACCAGAGGGACAGATCAGCTGCAGGAGAGCCTCAGTCATCCACTCACAGCTCCACAGCAGCGATCATGCAACTGGTACGCCTGGATGCCGCGGTCATGCTCG GGGTTGTTGTTCCACAGATaatcagcatcagcatgttaCCTCCACCCTCTGACTGCCTGGCTCGTGTTGATATCTGCATGTCAGAATTATGCACGGCTGAACAGGCATTTAACGACGGCGTCTGCAGAG ACGAAGGTTGCCAAATAAAAGGCTTGGGGGCCTGTAACATGACCATCCAAACCGCACTGGACCAATTACCCTCTCtgcgagggtgtgtgtgtacctggaaGGAGGAGGGGCTCTGTGACTCCATGCGAATGCTGGCTGAACAATGCCGCCGAAGGCCAG cagctcagcagaagAGGAGCACGGCGATGGACTGGCGGTCAAGCAGTTTAATAGGCTATG TGTACGATGGCGCGGGGTCCTGCTCGGATCGAATCGCAGTCTGTCTCAGTGATGCGGTTTGCAACAGGTACCTTGCACTTGTTCTCGGGGCCTGTAACGCAGCTAAGTGCAGCCATGACAGCTGTCAGCGACTCGCTCGGCAGTTCTACAGCAGCATGCCGCACAACATCGCTGAGATGCTGGTCATGTGTGAGTGCGAGGCTTCAGATGAGGACTGCGTGGGAATGAAAACTGCCCTGCACACCGGCACCTGTGGAGATGAGCTCCGGATGTGTCAAGATACGGTCGACCACTGTGTTAAGGACGGTGACTGCAG AGACCTGTTGAAAACTATGGTTACCAAATGCTGGAGCTCTGAGGACGCACAGTGTGCCGACAGTGACCTCCAAAAAGATGAATGCTTTACCCAAATGGACCCTGCTCGCATTCTTGGTGCAGATTCTGAAT tgacttCTTGGGAAAACAGCAGTGGTCCTTCTAAACCTCctgaaatgaatgaatctgAGCAAGGTCATACATGGATACATG ATTATCTTCTGTATGCCTTTGCGGCTGTGTTACTCGTCGTAGTTGTCGTATTGATGCCTCTGGCTGTTGTCAGCAAAATATG GATATTGAgaaggagagacaaaacaaaatatcaccATCCACAGAAAAGcaattgtgttgttcttctcTGA
- the gfral gene encoding GDNF family receptor alpha-like isoform X1 has translation MLLFNHISLTQNQTQKERLLKKYRLCSCSSTFQNACCIRHATSSKCVASCWLWVVCPGLSADTHQRDRSAAGEPQSSTHSSTAAIMQLVRLDAAVMLGVVVPQIISISMLPPPSDCLARVDICMSELCTAEQAFNDGVCRDEGCQIKGLGACNMTIQTALDQLPSLRGCVCTWKEEGLCDSMRMLAEQCRRRPAAQQKRSTAMDWRSSSLIGYVYDGAGSCSDRIAVCLSDAVCNRYLALVLGACNAAKCSHDSCQRLARQFYSSMPHNIAEMLVMCECEASDEDCVGMKTALHTGTCGDELRMCQDTVDHCVKDGDCRDLLKTMVTKCWSSEDAQCADSDLQKDECFTQMDPARILGADSECKTAFLATLGTTLHHPCMCSGVSNDDLLMCNMIHDVLHNRSHFLTSWENSSGPSKPPEMNESEQGHTWIHDYLLYAFAAVLLVVVVVLMPLAVVSKIWILRRRDKTKYHHPQKSNCVVLL, from the exons ATGCTTTTGTTCAACCATatcagtttgacccagaatcagacccagaaggagaggctcctgaagaagtacagactctgcagctgcagcagtacgtttcagaatg CCTGTTGCATACGTCACGCAACTTCCAGTAAATGTGTTGCATCCTGTTGGCTGTGGGTGGTGTGTCCCGGCTTAAGTGCTGACACCCACCAGAGGGACAGATCAGCTGCAGGAGAGCCTCAGTCATCCACTCACAGCTCCACAGCAGCGATCATGCAACTGGTACGCCTGGATGCCGCGGTCATGCTCG GGGTTGTTGTTCCACAGATaatcagcatcagcatgttaCCTCCACCCTCTGACTGCCTGGCTCGTGTTGATATCTGCATGTCAGAATTATGCACGGCTGAACAGGCATTTAACGACGGCGTCTGCAGAG ACGAAGGTTGCCAAATAAAAGGCTTGGGGGCCTGTAACATGACCATCCAAACCGCACTGGACCAATTACCCTCTCtgcgagggtgtgtgtgtacctggaaGGAGGAGGGGCTCTGTGACTCCATGCGAATGCTGGCTGAACAATGCCGCCGAAGGCCAG cagctcagcagaagAGGAGCACGGCGATGGACTGGCGGTCAAGCAGTTTAATAGGCTATG TGTACGATGGCGCGGGGTCCTGCTCGGATCGAATCGCAGTCTGTCTCAGTGATGCGGTTTGCAACAGGTACCTTGCACTTGTTCTCGGGGCCTGTAACGCAGCTAAGTGCAGCCATGACAGCTGTCAGCGACTCGCTCGGCAGTTCTACAGCAGCATGCCGCACAACATCGCTGAGATGCTGGTCATGTGTGAGTGCGAGGCTTCAGATGAGGACTGCGTGGGAATGAAAACTGCCCTGCACACCGGCACCTGTGGAGATGAGCTCCGGATGTGTCAAGATACGGTCGACCACTGTGTTAAGGACGGTGACTGCAG AGACCTGTTGAAAACTATGGTTACCAAATGCTGGAGCTCTGAGGACGCACAGTGTGCCGACAGTGACCTCCAAAAAGATGAATGCTTTACCCAAATGGACCCTGCTCGCATTCTTGGTGCAGATTCTGAATGTAAGACAGCCTTCTTGGCCACTCTGGGCACAACACTTCATCATCCTTGTATGTGCAGCGGAGTGAGCAATGATGATCTCCTGATGTGCAACATGATTCATGATGTTCTTCATAATAGATCCCATTTCT tgacttCTTGGGAAAACAGCAGTGGTCCTTCTAAACCTCctgaaatgaatgaatctgAGCAAGGTCATACATGGATACATG ATTATCTTCTGTATGCCTTTGCGGCTGTGTTACTCGTCGTAGTTGTCGTATTGATGCCTCTGGCTGTTGTCAGCAAAATATG GATATTGAgaaggagagacaaaacaaaatatcaccATCCACAGAAAAGcaattgtgttgttcttctcTGA
- the gfral gene encoding GDNF family receptor alpha-like isoform X3, which yields MLLFNHISLTQNQTQKERLLKKYRLCSCSTCCIRHATSSKCVASCWLWVVCPGLSADTHQRDRSAAGEPQSSTHSSTAAIMQLVRLDAAVMLGVVVPQIISISMLPPPSDCLARVDICMSELCTAEQAFNDGVCRDEGCQIKGLGACNMTIQTALDQLPSLRGCVCTWKEEGLCDSMRMLAEQCRRRPAAQQKRSTAMDWRSSSLIGYVYDGAGSCSDRIAVCLSDAVCNRYLALVLGACNAAKCSHDSCQRLARQFYSSMPHNIAEMLVMCECEASDEDCVGMKTALHTGTCGDELRMCQDTVDHCVKDGDCRDLLKTMVTKCWSSEDAQCADSDLQKDECFTQMDPARILGADSECKTAFLATLGTTLHHPCMCSGVSNDDLLMCNMIHDVLHNRSHFLTSWENSSGPSKPPEMNESEQGHTWIHDYLLYAFAAVLLVVVVVLMPLAVVSKIWILRRRDKTKYHHPQKSNCVVLL from the exons ATGCTTTTGTTCAACCATatcagtttgacccagaatcagacccagaaggagaggctcctgaagaagtacagactctgcagctgcagca CCTGTTGCATACGTCACGCAACTTCCAGTAAATGTGTTGCATCCTGTTGGCTGTGGGTGGTGTGTCCCGGCTTAAGTGCTGACACCCACCAGAGGGACAGATCAGCTGCAGGAGAGCCTCAGTCATCCACTCACAGCTCCACAGCAGCGATCATGCAACTGGTACGCCTGGATGCCGCGGTCATGCTCG GGGTTGTTGTTCCACAGATaatcagcatcagcatgttaCCTCCACCCTCTGACTGCCTGGCTCGTGTTGATATCTGCATGTCAGAATTATGCACGGCTGAACAGGCATTTAACGACGGCGTCTGCAGAG ACGAAGGTTGCCAAATAAAAGGCTTGGGGGCCTGTAACATGACCATCCAAACCGCACTGGACCAATTACCCTCTCtgcgagggtgtgtgtgtacctggaaGGAGGAGGGGCTCTGTGACTCCATGCGAATGCTGGCTGAACAATGCCGCCGAAGGCCAG cagctcagcagaagAGGAGCACGGCGATGGACTGGCGGTCAAGCAGTTTAATAGGCTATG TGTACGATGGCGCGGGGTCCTGCTCGGATCGAATCGCAGTCTGTCTCAGTGATGCGGTTTGCAACAGGTACCTTGCACTTGTTCTCGGGGCCTGTAACGCAGCTAAGTGCAGCCATGACAGCTGTCAGCGACTCGCTCGGCAGTTCTACAGCAGCATGCCGCACAACATCGCTGAGATGCTGGTCATGTGTGAGTGCGAGGCTTCAGATGAGGACTGCGTGGGAATGAAAACTGCCCTGCACACCGGCACCTGTGGAGATGAGCTCCGGATGTGTCAAGATACGGTCGACCACTGTGTTAAGGACGGTGACTGCAG AGACCTGTTGAAAACTATGGTTACCAAATGCTGGAGCTCTGAGGACGCACAGTGTGCCGACAGTGACCTCCAAAAAGATGAATGCTTTACCCAAATGGACCCTGCTCGCATTCTTGGTGCAGATTCTGAATGTAAGACAGCCTTCTTGGCCACTCTGGGCACAACACTTCATCATCCTTGTATGTGCAGCGGAGTGAGCAATGATGATCTCCTGATGTGCAACATGATTCATGATGTTCTTCATAATAGATCCCATTTCT tgacttCTTGGGAAAACAGCAGTGGTCCTTCTAAACCTCctgaaatgaatgaatctgAGCAAGGTCATACATGGATACATG ATTATCTTCTGTATGCCTTTGCGGCTGTGTTACTCGTCGTAGTTGTCGTATTGATGCCTCTGGCTGTTGTCAGCAAAATATG GATATTGAgaaggagagacaaaacaaaatatcaccATCCACAGAAAAGcaattgtgttgttcttctcTGA
- the gfral gene encoding GDNF family receptor alpha-like isoform X2 gives MLLFNHISLTQNQTQKERLLKKYRLCSCSSTFQNACCIRHATSSKCVASCWLWVVCPGLSADTHQRDRSAAGEPQSSTHSSTAAIMQLVRLDAAVMLGVVVPQIISISMLPPPSDCLARVDICMSELCTAEQAFNDGVCRDEGCQIKGLGACNMTIQTALDQLPSLRGCVCTWKEEGLCDSMRMLAEQCRRRPAQQKRSTAMDWRSSSLIGYVYDGAGSCSDRIAVCLSDAVCNRYLALVLGACNAAKCSHDSCQRLARQFYSSMPHNIAEMLVMCECEASDEDCVGMKTALHTGTCGDELRMCQDTVDHCVKDGDCRDLLKTMVTKCWSSEDAQCADSDLQKDECFTQMDPARILGADSECKTAFLATLGTTLHHPCMCSGVSNDDLLMCNMIHDVLHNRSHFLTSWENSSGPSKPPEMNESEQGHTWIHDYLLYAFAAVLLVVVVVLMPLAVVSKIWILRRRDKTKYHHPQKSNCVVLL, from the exons ATGCTTTTGTTCAACCATatcagtttgacccagaatcagacccagaaggagaggctcctgaagaagtacagactctgcagctgcagcagtacgtttcagaatg CCTGTTGCATACGTCACGCAACTTCCAGTAAATGTGTTGCATCCTGTTGGCTGTGGGTGGTGTGTCCCGGCTTAAGTGCTGACACCCACCAGAGGGACAGATCAGCTGCAGGAGAGCCTCAGTCATCCACTCACAGCTCCACAGCAGCGATCATGCAACTGGTACGCCTGGATGCCGCGGTCATGCTCG GGGTTGTTGTTCCACAGATaatcagcatcagcatgttaCCTCCACCCTCTGACTGCCTGGCTCGTGTTGATATCTGCATGTCAGAATTATGCACGGCTGAACAGGCATTTAACGACGGCGTCTGCAGAG ACGAAGGTTGCCAAATAAAAGGCTTGGGGGCCTGTAACATGACCATCCAAACCGCACTGGACCAATTACCCTCTCtgcgagggtgtgtgtgtacctggaaGGAGGAGGGGCTCTGTGACTCCATGCGAATGCTGGCTGAACAATGCCGCCGAAGGCCAG ctcagcagaagAGGAGCACGGCGATGGACTGGCGGTCAAGCAGTTTAATAGGCTATG TGTACGATGGCGCGGGGTCCTGCTCGGATCGAATCGCAGTCTGTCTCAGTGATGCGGTTTGCAACAGGTACCTTGCACTTGTTCTCGGGGCCTGTAACGCAGCTAAGTGCAGCCATGACAGCTGTCAGCGACTCGCTCGGCAGTTCTACAGCAGCATGCCGCACAACATCGCTGAGATGCTGGTCATGTGTGAGTGCGAGGCTTCAGATGAGGACTGCGTGGGAATGAAAACTGCCCTGCACACCGGCACCTGTGGAGATGAGCTCCGGATGTGTCAAGATACGGTCGACCACTGTGTTAAGGACGGTGACTGCAG AGACCTGTTGAAAACTATGGTTACCAAATGCTGGAGCTCTGAGGACGCACAGTGTGCCGACAGTGACCTCCAAAAAGATGAATGCTTTACCCAAATGGACCCTGCTCGCATTCTTGGTGCAGATTCTGAATGTAAGACAGCCTTCTTGGCCACTCTGGGCACAACACTTCATCATCCTTGTATGTGCAGCGGAGTGAGCAATGATGATCTCCTGATGTGCAACATGATTCATGATGTTCTTCATAATAGATCCCATTTCT tgacttCTTGGGAAAACAGCAGTGGTCCTTCTAAACCTCctgaaatgaatgaatctgAGCAAGGTCATACATGGATACATG ATTATCTTCTGTATGCCTTTGCGGCTGTGTTACTCGTCGTAGTTGTCGTATTGATGCCTCTGGCTGTTGTCAGCAAAATATG GATATTGAgaaggagagacaaaacaaaatatcaccATCCACAGAAAAGcaattgtgttgttcttctcTGA